A segment of the bacterium genome:
GACGCCTTCACGCCCTCGGGCGCGCTGCTGCGCGCGACCTTGATCAACGCCGCCGACGACATGTCGGGCGTGGCGGGCTAAAACGCCGCCGACGACATGTCGGGCGTGGCGGGCTATCCCTCCAACCGCGAGGGCTGGGGGCATCTCGTGCTCGACGAGGCGCTGCACTTCACGGGCGAGGCGCGCGGCCTCTGGCTCGTCGATGTACGCAACGCGGACGGCCTCCAGACCGGCCAGAGCGTGGACTATCCGCTCACGGTGAACAGCAGCGCGCAGGAGCTGGCCGTGACGCTGGTCTTCACCGATCCGCCGGCCGTGGCCGGCGCGGCGGCGCCCATCATCAACAACCTGGACCTCGAGCTGATCGCGCCGGACGCGACGAGCTACCGGGGCAACGTCTTCGCCTCGGGCTTCAGCGCGCCGGGCGGCAGCTTCGATCTGCTGAATACGGTCGAGCGCGTGCTGCTCGCAAGCCCGGCCTCGGGCCAGTGGACCCTGCGCGTGCGCGGCACCAACGTGCCCGAGGGCCCGCAGGGCTTTGCCGTGGTGGTGAACGGCGACGTCACCGGCTCGCTCACCGCGGTGCCCGGCGAGGAGACGCCGCTCGCTTCGCTGCCGCGCCTGGCCGCGCCCGTGCCCAACCCCTTCAACCCGAAGACGACGCTGCGCTTCTCGCTGCCCGCGGCGGGCCCGGCGCGCCTGGCGATCTACGACCTCAGCGGCCGCCGCCTGGTGACCCTGGTCGACGAGCGCCTCGAGGCCGGCGAGCACGCGGTCGAGTGGGAGGGCCGCGACGCGGCGGGCACGCCGCTGGCGAGCGGCGTCTACCTCGCGCGCTTCGAGGCGGCGGGAGTAGAGGACATGAGGAAGCTTACGCTACTCAAATAGGTCGCTCGCTCGTTCCCTCTCGCGCCCGAAACAACGGGCGCGACCCGGGAACGAGCTCGCTTGCACAGGAAAGGGGGAGCCGGCCGGCTCCCCCTTCTTGCCACGTGGCAAGTCCCGCAGCCGCCACGCAGTCGGCGACGCCGGAGTGCTCCGGCCAGCGATTCAGGGTTCCGGGGCGCTGGGGGTTCAGGCTTTTCGTCCGGTCCATCTTGCACTATGATCGCTGCATTCCGTGATTGCCGGCGATGGGTACTCCTTTGGGTCCCCGGTAATCCCCTGCAGTGCCCCCACGACACGGCCGCAATGATCAGCGGTCGGTGCTCGCCGAGGCAAGTGAGGATGCGGTGAGTTTCGCGGATTTCAAGCTCGACCCGCGCCTGGCGCGCGCCGTCGAGGAGCTCGGCTTCATCGAACCGACGCCCGTGCAGGCGAAGGCGATCCCCGCTGCGCTGGCCGGCCGGGACATCATCGGCCTCGCCCAGACGGGCACGGGCAAGTCGGCGGCCTTCATCCTGCCCATCCTGAACCGCCTGCTCGCCCGCGAGCGCGGCCACACCCGCGCGCTGATCGTGGCGCCGACGCGGGAGCTGGTCGAACAGCTCGCCGAGCACG
Coding sequences within it:
- a CDS encoding T9SS type A sorting domain-containing protein, whose translation is MSGVAGYPSNREGWGHLVLDEALHFTGEARGLWLVDVRNADGLQTGQSVDYPLTVNSSAQELAVTLVFTDPPAVAGAAAPIINNLDLELIAPDATSYRGNVFASGFSAPGGSFDLLNTVERVLLASPASGQWTLRVRGTNVPEGPQGFAVVVNGDVTGSLTAVPGEETPLASLPRLAAPVPNPFNPKTTLRFSLPAAGPARLAIYDLSGRRLVTLVDERLEAGEHAVEWEGRDAAGTPLASGVYLARFEAAGVEDMRKLTLLK